In the genome of Stomoxys calcitrans chromosome 4, idStoCalc2.1, whole genome shotgun sequence, the window aaacacaacaaagacaccatcatcaccatcaaACAGAGTTAATtggtgcccatttcgtgagAATTTATTTACATTGGCAatcaattgaagcgaaatttctATTGGCGCGGTGACATGTCGCTAATATTTTCCTAGAACTCAGTATCACTTCTATGGAATGGGTTCGCATTTTCTTTATCACaattttttgatacccaccaccaaaggatgggggtatattcattttgtcattccgtttgcaatacatcgaagtatccattttcgaccctataaagtatatatattcttgatcagcgtaaaaatctaagacgatctagccatgtccgtccatccgaatgctcgtccgtctgttcgtctgtctgttgaaatcacgctacagtatttaaaaatagagatattgagctgaaacttagcacagattccttttttgtccataagcaggttaagttcgaggatgggctatgtcggactatatcttgatatagctcccatatagaccgatccgccgattgagggtcttaggcccataaaaaccacatttattatccaattttgctgaaatttgggacagtcagttgtgttagggccttcaatatccttaattaatttggctcagatcggttcagatttggatatagctgccacatagaccgatctctcgatttaaggttttgggcccataaaaggcgcatttaaatataatccgatttaacttaaatttgacGCAGTATTAGGCttctcgatatccgtgtcgtatatggttcagatcggtttagttttagatataactacaacaagtaaaaccgtgctaagttcggccgggccgaatcttatataccctccaccatggatcgcatttgtcgagttcttttcccggcatctcttcttaggcaaaaaaggatataagaaaagagttgctctgctattgaaacgatatcaagatatggtccggttcggaccacaattaaattatatgttggagacctgtgtaaaatttcagccaattcgtataagaattgcgcctattggggctcatgaagtaaaataaagagaacgatttatttgggatctgtatcgggctatagaccgattcagaccataataaagacgtttgttgatggtcatgagaggatccgtcgtacaaaatttcaggcatatcggataataattgcgacctctaggggtcaagaagtcaagatcccagatcggtttatatggtagctatatcaggttatgaaccgatttgaaccttatttgacacagttgttgaaagtaaaaataaaataggtcatgcaaaatttcagccaaatcggataggaattgtgccctctaaaagctcaagaagtcaaatcccaagatctgtttatatgacatctatatcaggttatggaccgatcgatcaaccatacttggcacagttgttggatatcataacgaaatacttcgtgcaaaaattcattcaaatcggataagaattgtgccctctagaggttcaagaagtcaagacccaagatcggtttatatggcagctatatcaggttatgggccgatttgaaccatacttggcacagttgttggatataataacaaaacacgtcgtgcaaaatttcatttcaatcggataagaattgcgcactctagaggctcaagaagtcaagactccagatcggtttatatggcagctatatcaggttatgggccgatttgaaccatacttggcacagttgttggatataataacaaaacacgtcgtgcaaaattttattccaatcggataagaattgcgcactctagaggctcaagaagtcaagacccaagatcggtttatatgggagctatgtcaaaacatggaccgatatggcccatttacaataccaaccgacctacactattaagaagtatttgtgcaaaatttcaagcggctagctttactccttcggaagttagcgtgctttcgacagacagacggacggacggacagacggacggacatggctagatcgacataaaatatcacgacgatcaagaatatatatactttatggggtctcagacgaaaatttccagtagttacaaacagaatgacgaaattagtataccccccatcttatggtggagggtataaaaaagtatttggtcgatatagctgctatggggcataagtaatgaatttttcaccggattttgacaaaaggtggtttacatatatacgggatgtggtgggtatccaatgttggAGCCGgacgaatttaacgcctttttacttgctggACTTACTGTGGTTTGTATCAGGCGAACTTTAACCAATAACGGCTCCTTCAATGTGGAAATCCAAGACCGCCATATAATTGCACGGAATTGCGTCAGCCAAGATGCCTTGTAGGTATAGCCCACATCCTCATCCTTGGAAATGCCGTCAGATTTGGCAACAATTTTCTGAACACTTTGTTCCATTTCTCGGGCCACCCTAGaagagaaaaatttaatatttgaaaaaatatataccaGAACCAACTACAGCCACCTACTTTCCCACAGCAAAGTTATCACAAATTTTAGAAATGCGATCTCGTGACTCAACTTCACGACCTGGCACCACAGCCAAGACTTGAACATAGAAATCAGCTGGATTGTAATTTGTGGGGCATTGGTTGCCAATGCTGCAAAGAAGCAGAACGATTTAATAGTCTCCCTTTATATATGTAAAGCAAAAACCACTTACAAGGAAAAGAAATCCACTGCCTCATTTGGAGTTCCCAGAAAGGCTACTCTGCCCTCGGCCattagcaaaattttatcaaaaagttcAAATAACTCCGATGAAGGTTGATGTATGGTCAGTATAACGGTTTTGCCCCGTTCCGAAAGTTTTTTCAAAACCTGCACCACACTGTGAGCCATAAATGAGTCCAAACCCGAGGTGGGTTCATCGCATATCAATAGTGGGGGATCGGTTAAAGCCTCTGAGGCAAAGGCCAAACGCTTGCGTTCACCGCCAGACAAACCTTTAACTCTTCCCGGTACTCCTATGATGGTATTCTGGCATTTACCCAGTGACAGATCCTGTATGACTTGATCGACTCTTTGGATTTTCTGTTTTTGGCTCAAGGCCCGAGGCATGCGTACAGTGGCCTGAAATATCAGGTGTTCTCTGGCCGTCAGCGAGCCTATGAATAGATCATCCTGTTGAACATAGGCACAACGAGCCTGCATTTCCTTGGCATCCACTGGAAGACCGTTGAGCATGCGCATGCTGGAGGGAGAAATTTGAACACCACGCGCTGAGCGAAAAGCCAAGGCATTGAGTAGAGTTGTCTTTCCAGCGCCAGAGCTGCCCATAACGGCCAACAATTCTCCGGGGTAGGCAATGCCACAAACTGAAAAGGTTTCAAAAGAGATTTAAAGTTGTAAAGTTTTTTAAGGTGCTTGTGATACCATTTTTAATTAGGTGCTTTCTTGGCTTGGGTATATGCCTCTCATTGCAGAAGACACCCCGAACTCGATTCATAAATTGCTTCCAATTTGATCCTGGCTGATGgacttc includes:
- the LOC106094154 gene encoding protein white encodes the protein MGQEDQDLLIDETARKRTAASVENLNNSPRTLEQSAINAGFSKSYGSLASNESISEKLTYSWYNLDVFGEVHQPGSNWKQFMNRVRGVFCNERHIPKPRKHLIKNVCGIAYPGELLAVMGSSGAGKTTLLNALAFRSARGVQISPSSMRMLNGLPVDAKEMQARCAYVQQDDLFIGSLTAREHLIFQATVRMPRALSQKQKIQRVDQVIQDLSLGKCQNTIIGVPGRVKGLSGGERKRLAFASEALTDPPLLICDEPTSGLDSFMAHSVVQVLKKLSERGKTVILTIHQPSSELFELFDKILLMAEGRVAFLGTPNEAVDFFSFIGNQCPTNYNPADFYVQVLAVVPGREVESRDRISKICDNFAVGKVAREMEQSVQKIVAKSDGISKDEDVGYTYKASWLTQFRAIIWRSWISTLKEPLLVKVRLIQTTMVAILIGLIFLNQPLTQVGVMNINGAIFLFLTNMTFQNVFAVINVFTSELPVFMRETRSRLYRCDTYFLGKTIAELPLFLVVPFVFTAIAYPMIGLRAGLTHFLNAMALVTLVANVATSFGYLISCASSSTSMALSVGPPVTIPFLLFGGFFLNSGSVPVYFKWLSYFSWFRYANEGLLINQWADVQPGEITCTSTNTTCPSSGKVILETLNFSESNFPLDFLGLIVLILIFRISAYLALRWRASRKE